In Nitrospirota bacterium, the DNA window ACTTCTCCGGATTGGCCGAGACCTCCTGCAGATCGAACCCCCGGCCGTCGTCTTGGACCGTGGCGGTGAGTCGGGACGATTCGATCGCGACGCGAACGTGGACCCGGGATGCGCCCGCGTGTTTTTGGACGTTGGAGAGAGCTTCTTGAATGATCCGGAACAGAAAGATTTTGGTCTTGGCCGACAAGGCCCGTTCGCTTCCGCGCAAGCTGAAGGAGGTGAGGATCTGGTACTGCTTGGAGTAGGTTTTCACGTAATGTTTGAGCGCCGTATGGAGGTCGAGCCGCTCGAAGTGCAGCGGCTTCAGATTGAACACGACCTGTCGGGCTTCCTCGATCGCGCTCTTGAGCACCTCCTGGGTCTCACGGAGCGTGTGCTCGCAACGAGCCGGATCAAGGGAGAGGAACTCGCGGCATAGGTCGAGCTTGTAACTCAAGCCGGCAAGCGTCTGCACGAGTCCGTCGTGAATGTCGAGCGCGATCCTGGTCCGTTCTTCGCTGATCGCGTGGCGGACCTCTTTCATATACAGGCGATAGAGGGACTGGTACTCGTGCAGATGCCGCTCGAGCTCGTGTTTGCTCCGAATCCGCTCTTCGATCAACTGCCACATGAACTTGGCGCCGGGACCGCCGACCACCGCGACTTCCGGCCGATCGAGTTCGAGCAGGGCCTCGGCGACCTCGTCGCTGCCGCTCACGTCGATGATGGTGTCCACGGAAGGGAGCTTGAGCAGGCGACGGTAGCCGGAGGTCGTGGGGATCTTGAGCCGACGGGCCAGTTGCATTCCCGGCGCCTGAGCGTCCAAGTCGGCCACGCCGACGATGGTCACGAGCGGATCGTCGTGGAGCATACGGATCAGGGATGTGCCGCCCCGCCCGGCTCCGATGATCGCGACGCGGATCATCTGATCGGCGGGGATCCGCCGGGTCTTGGGCTTGGGCACGCGAGGGCGCGTCGGCGGGGTGACGCGGGGCTCGACGGCCAGCCGTGCGCGGATCGGACCGGTGGAGCGCGCTCGCCGCTTCAGGAAGGCAACCTCTCGTTGGGATGACGTTCGTGTTTGAGCAGGGTCGCGAGTTCGTCCATGAACTGGGTGACGTCTTTGAATTCCCGGTATACCGAGGCGAATCGCACGTAGGCCACTTGGTCGACCCGATGCAGCTGGGCCATGACGTCTTCCCCGATCACGCGGCTCGAAACTTCGGGCTCGCCGGATTCTTGGACGCGTTTCTCCACCCGGTCGGCGATCTCTTCGAGAACCGCCACCGGCACCGGGCGCTTTTCGCACGCTTTCTTGAGTCCCTGGAGAATCTTGCCGCGATCAAAAGGCTCCCGGCGCCCGTCTTTCTTGACCACGACCGGCAGCACGTCTTCGACGCGCTCGTACGTCGTGAACCTCCGGTGGCAGCCGAGGCATTCCCGGCGACGTCGAATGAGGATTCCATCCCGGCTGACGCGGGAATCCACGACCTTGTCTTCTTGCTCGGCGCAGTAGGGGCACCGCATCAGTGACACCGAGAAAGGAAACGGAGAATGGGAGAGGGGGTGAACCGGAGAATGGGCGCTTCGCGGTAACTCCGATTCACCCGTTCACCGATTCGCCGGTTCGGCCCAGGATTAGCGCCCTCGGTAAACGGGAAAGCGCTCGCACAGGCTTTGGACCGCAGCCTTGGTTTCGGCGATCACCGCGGGATCGGATTTATGGGTCAGCACGCGATCGATCATGGCCGCGATCTGGTCCATCTCCGCGACACCCATGCCGCGCGTGGTCACGCTGGGGGTTCCGATCCGGATTCCGCTGGTGATGGCTGGCGGCTTGTCGTCGAACGGAACCGCGTTCTTGTTGAGGGTGATGCCGGCCGCATCGAGCAACGCTTCCGCGTCTTTGCCGGTCAGCCCCTTCGACCGCAGATCCACCAGGAAGAGATGAGTGTCGGTGCCGCCGGTCACGATGTCATACCCCCGAGACTTGAGGGCGCGGCAGAGCGTTCGCGCATTTTCCAGCACCGCGCGCTGATAGGTCGAGAAGTCCGGCGACATGGCTTCCTTGAGCGCCACCGCTTTCGCGGCGATGACGTGCATGAGCGGGCCGCCCTGGATGCCGGGAAACATGACCTTGTCGATGGCCTTGGCGTGTGCCGCTTTGCACAGGATCATGCCTCCCCGGGGACCGCGGAGGGTCTTGTGCGTGGTGGTGGTCACGAAATCGGCGTAGGGCACGGGGTTGGGGTGCAGTCCGGCGGCGATGAGGCCGGCCGGATGCGCGATGTCGGCCATGAGCCACGCGCCGACCTTGTCCGCGGTCGCGCGAAAACGTTTGAAGTCCGGAATACGGGCGTAGGCGCTTCCTCCGACGATGATCAACTTCGGACGGTGTTCCGTGGCGAGCCGTTCGACGTCATCGTCGTCGATGAGCCCGGTGTCCTTGCCGACGCCGTACGAGACGATCCGAAAGAGCAATCCCGAGAAGTTGACGGGGCTGCCGTGGGTCAAGTGCCCGCCGTGGGCGAGGTTCATGCCCATGACCGTGTCGCCGGGTTTGAGCATCGCGAGGTAGACGGCCATGTTGGCTTGGGAGCCCGAGTGCGGCTGCACGTTGGCGTGGTCGGCGCCAAAGAGGGCTTTGGCCCGTTCGATGGCCAACGATTCGGCCCGGTCGACGAATTCGCACCCGCCGTAGTACCGCTTGGCGGGATACCCCTCGGCGTATTTGTTGGTCAGCACCGAGCCCTGTGCCTCCAGCACGGCGCGGCTGACGTAGTTTTCCGACGCGATGAGGATGATCTTGTCCTCCTCGCGGCGGGCTTCGGACTGGATCGCCTCGTGGACCTCGGGATCAACGGTCTTCAATACGGACATGGATTCGCTCTCGGGGCGAGGGTGAAAGCGGCGTTCGAGTTCTTCGATCTTCTGCAGGCGTCGAGCGTGGCGGCCGCCGTCGAACGGCGTGTCCAGCCAGGCCTTGACGATTTCAAGGCCGCCGTCCGCGTCGAGCACGCGCTCTCCGAGGACCAACACATTGGCATCGTTGTGTGCGCGGCTGCTGCGCGCGATCTGGGTGTCGGAGCACAGGGCGGCGCGCACCCCCGGAAACTTGTTGGCCACGATCGACATGCCGACCCCGGAGCCGCACACCAGAATGCCGCGGTCGACTGCACCGGTGGACACGGCCTCGGCGACTTTGGCGCCGAAAACGGGGTAGTCCACCGGCTCGATGCCGTTGGTGCCCAGGTCCTGGACGGATTGGCCGAGTTGGGCCAAGAGAGCGCCGATCCGGTCCTTGAGCCCGACACCCGCGTGATCGCTGCCGATCGCAATTTTCATAGACAATCCATGATAAACAATCGTCGGTGGGGAATCAAACCTTACTCCTCATCCTGCCGGAGCCGGGCCAGCACGGCAAGGTCCTCCAGCGTGGTCACATCGCCGAGGGTTTCCTTGCCGGCCGCAATGTCCCGCAGCAGGCGGCGCATGATCTTGCCGCTGCGGGTCTTGGGGAGGTTGTCGGTGAATCGCAGGTCGTCCGGCCGAGCCAGCGCGCCGATTTCCTTGACCACGTGGGCGCGCAACGCGTCGCGCAGGGTGTCCGAGGGTTTGTGCAGGTGCTCCAAGGTGACGAACGCGCAGATCGCGGTTCCCTTGACCGGATCGGGGCGGCCGACCACGGCCGCTTCAGCGACCGCCTCATGGCTGACCAGGGCGCTCTCGATCTCCATCGTCCCCAATCGGTGGCCGGCGACGTTGATCACGTCGTCGACCCGCCCCATGATCCAGAAGTACCCGTCCTTGTCGCGTCGCGCGCCGTCGCCCGTGAAATACACGCCGGGAATCTCGCTCCAATATTGCTTCTTGTAGCGCTCGGGGTCGCCGTAGATCGTGCGCAGCATCGAGGGCCACGGTTTGGTGATGACCAAATACCCGCCCTCGTTGGGTTTGGTCGGACGCCCGTCTTTGGTGACCACTTCGGCCGCGATTCCGGGAAAGGGTTTGGTCGCGGAACCGGGCTTGGTTGGCGTGGCCCCCGGGAGCGGCGTAATCAGGATCGCGCCGGTTTCGGTTTGCCACCACGTGTCCACGATGGGACAGCGGCCCTTGCCGATGACTTGGTGGTACCACATCCAAGCCTCGGGGTTGATCGGCTCTCCCACGGTTCCGAGCAGTCGCAGGCTCTTGAGATCGTGGCGTTTGGGCCACTCGTCGCCCAGCTTGAGCAGCGCGCGAATCGCGGTGGGGGCGGTGTAGAACACCGTGACCCGGTACTTGTCCACCAGCTCCCACATGCGATCGGGCTGGGGATGGGTCGGCGCGCCTTCGTACATCACCACGGTCGCCCCGTTGGCCAACGGCCCGTAGACGATGTAGCTGTGGCCCGTGACCCAGCCGATGTCGGCGGTGCACCAGAACGTGTCGTCGTCCTTGAGGTCGAACACCCACTTGGTGGTGATCGCGGCGCCCAGCAGATACCCGCCCGTGGTGTGCACGATGCCTTTGGGTTTGCCGGTGGTCCCGCTGGTGTACAGGATAAAGAGGGGATGCTCGGAGTCCAGTGGCTCGGCTTCGCAACGCATCGGCGCGTCGCGCATGACGTCGTGCCACCAGACGTCCCGTTCGGGATTCATGGCGACGGGGGCGCCGGTGCGGCGGCAGACGACGACCTTGGTCACGGAGGGACACTGCTCGAGCGCCCGATCCACCTGCTCCTTGAGCGGCACGGCGGCGCCCTTGCGATAGCCGGAGTCCGCGGTCACCACCAGCTTGGCCTGCGCGTCGTTGATGCGGTCCTTGAGCGCCTCGGCGGAGAACCCGCCGAACACCACGCTGTGGGTGGCGCCGATCCTGGCGCACGCCAGCATCGCGATCGGCAATTCCGGAATCATCGGCATGTAAACGGCGACGCGATCGCCCTTCTGCACGCCGAGCTGTTTGAGGACGGCCGAGAACCGACACACTTCGCGATAGAGGTCCTGGTAGGTGAGGGTACGCGTGTCGCCGGGCTCGCCTTCCCAGATGATCGCCGCCTTGTTCCGCCTCCACGTGTAGAGATGTCGGTCCAGGCAGTTGACCGCCACGTTGGTCTGACCGCCGATGAACCACTTGGCGAAGGGCGGCTTCCACTCCAACACCTTTTTCCACTTTTTGAACCAGAACAATTCCTTGGCGAGGTCGCCCCAGAACTTCTCGGGATTCTTCTCCGCTTGTTTGGCGAGCTTGGCGTACTCTTTCAGGCTTTTGACGTGGGCCGCGCGACTGAATGCGGCCTTGGGCTTGAACACGCGGCGTTCGGTCAGAACGGATTCGATCTCCGGTTGCGACATCGCAGGGGTCTCCTTAACGTTCAGAGGTCCGAATGTGGAGAGAAGGCGGCTACCCCTGTCGGGTGGCCGCAGCGCCGAGTGGAGCATTGTAGGGAAGGGCTTACGCGCTTGTCAATCGACAGAATTGACCGCCTGCGACGGGCGCGTGCGTAGAGGGGAGGGGGATCAGGCCCCGTTCAGAGCGAGGAGCCGGTGGTCGCGCGGCCGCCGACCGGGCGCGGCAGCGCGCTCAAGATGTCGGCGGCGACCTCCTCCACCGCTCGGGTGGTGACGTCGAGCACCCGCCACCCACGGTTGGCCGTGAAGAGCGAGCGACAATACTCCAGTTCTTGCGCGATGCCCTCGTCCGTCGCGTAGGCCAGATCGTGGTGTCCGAATTTTCTCGCGCGCGCGGATCGGACCATGAGGAGCTTATCCGGGGAGATGGTCAGTCCCACCACTTTGGCGGGGTCGATGGCGAACAGTTCCTTGGGCGGCGGAACGCCGAACACGATCGGGACGTTCGCGACTTTCCAGCCGTACTGCGCCATGTAGATGGAAAGCGGCGTTTTGCCGGTCCGGGAAACGCCCACCAGGACGATGTCGCTCTGGTGGATGGTCTGGATATTCCGACCATCGTCGTGCTGGACCGTGAATTGCACGGCTTCGATGCGCTTGAGGTACTCCTCGTCCATACGATGGAGCAGGCCGGGTTTGGCCTTGGGGCGCGAGCCGAAAAACGATTCCAGGTGCGCCAGGAGCGGACCGATCAAGTCGATCGCCGGCACCCCGTGCAGCTGGGTGAGCTCCACCATGCGGGCGCGCGTCGCCGAGGAGACCAGCGTGTGAAGGATGGTTCCATGGACCGACTGCGCCTCGCGGACCACGGCCTTGATGTGCTCCTCGCTGCGAACGTGGGGGCGACGGATCACGACCACGTTGCGGCCGTCGAACTGGGAGAGCGCGGCGTCCGCGATGCGAGCGGCCGTTTCGCCGGTGGCGTCGGAAATCAGGAACACATGGAAGGCTGCGCCGGCCGGCGCGTCGGGTCGCTCGTCGGGCTCGACGCGGTCCGTTATTTTGGCCACGACACGTCCACGGTGAGCGTCTCCTGCCCGCGACTGACCGTGAGGCGGGCCTGATCGCCCGGCGCGTGCGAGCGCACCAGTCGCACCACGTCCATCGGCAGGCGCACGGACTCGCCGTCGAACGACTGGATGACGTCGCCCTCGCGAAGGCCCGCACGCGCCGCCGCGGAGTCCGGCTGGACGGTCGTGACCACCACGCCGCCCTCGTGAGGCTCAACGCGCACCCCCAGTCGAACTCCGGGAGGCAGCGTCTCGTATCCGACCGTCCAGACCACGTCCGCAACCGGCAAGGGCATCTCGATCGACTCCACGTTCATCACCGCGTCGGGCCGGTCGAGGGGCGCCAAGGCGACGTCCGTTTCAGGAAGGACCGTCAGGTAGGGAACAGGCGCTCGTCGGAACGCGCGCCGGGGGATTCCAAAGCCGTAGGCCACATGGCCTCCCCCCGCGAACACGACCAGCCGCTTGTCGCGGCCCTGCGGGCTCGTGACGAACTCGGCCACGGTTTGGGCCATCGTTTCATCCCACAGGAGCATGGTCCGGTAAAACGGGTCGAACCCCGCGCCGTGGGCGTGTGCGCCGAAGACCGCCTCCATCTGCCGCCGGTGGTAGGGATCTTCGGTGTCGATATCCGGCAAGGCGGCCCGGTCCTCGGGCGACAGCGCCCCGGGGCCCCCCGCGGAGAGCGCGTGGGCGGTGCGCTGGGAGGCATTGAGCGCCACCAGCGGGACGTGGTGGTCCCGGATAAATTCCACGATCTCCCGATAATACCCGTAGTCCTCGGTCCAGTTGTCGTACCAGAGCGACACCATCTCCTTCTCACTCAGTTCGCCCCGAGTCCACCGGTCGAGCGCCGGCTGCGCGGGACGTTGGAACATTTCCATCCCGACCGCGACCTGGCCGGGGAACCGTTCGCTCAGTTCGTGCAGAATGTCGAGTTGAATTCGGTGGTGCCGCAGGTTGTCGTGCGATTCGCCGACGTACACGACGCGGGCGCCGGCGAGCAGGTCGAAGAGTTGGGGCCGGGTCAACTCGACCCCGGTCGGTACATGGAGAATCGTGCCCTCGGGCAAGCCTTCGATCGGGCGGTAGGGCGACTCGGCCGAGGCGTTCTGCGGTGAGGGGCTTGGAGTCCGAGGGACCTGCCCCGGGGTCGGTGCGGTCACGCCCGCACAAGCGACTGCGCTCAGCGTGGCCGCGACCATGCACAGGCCAACCACGAGGCGGGTGGCGGGCACT includes these proteins:
- a CDS encoding histidine kinase, producing the protein MPKPKTRRIPADQMIRVAIIGAGRGGTSLIRMLHDDPLVTIVGVADLDAQAPGMQLARRLKIPTTSGYRRLLKLPSVDTIIDVSGSDEVAEALLELDRPEVAVVGGPGAKFMWQLIEERIRSKHELERHLHEYQSLYRLYMKEVRHAISEERTRIALDIHDGLVQTLAGLSYKLDLCREFLSLDPARCEHTLRETQEVLKSAIEEARQVVFNLKPLHFERLDLHTALKHYVKTYSKQYQILTSFSLRGSERALSAKTKIFLFRIIQEALSNVQKHAGASRVHVRVAIESSRLTATVQDDGRGFDLQEVSANPEKWASMGLKGMTERARFLGGRARIETKPGQGTTISVEIPMKAQE
- the nrdR gene encoding transcriptional regulator NrdR, with protein sequence MRCPYCAEQEDKVVDSRVSRDGILIRRRRECLGCHRRFTTYERVEDVLPVVVKKDGRREPFDRGKILQGLKKACEKRPVPVAVLEEIADRVEKRVQESGEPEVSSRVIGEDVMAQLHRVDQVAYVRFASVYREFKDVTQFMDELATLLKHERHPNERLPS
- the rpiB gene encoding ribose 5-phosphate isomerase B; translated protein: MKIAIGSDHAGVGLKDRIGALLAQLGQSVQDLGTNGIEPVDYPVFGAKVAEAVSTGAVDRGILVCGSGVGMSIVANKFPGVRAALCSDTQIARSSRAHNDANVLVLGERVLDADGGLEIVKAWLDTPFDGGRHARRLQKIEELERRFHPRPESESMSVLKTVDPEVHEAIQSEARREEDKIILIASENYVSRAVLEAQGSVLTNKYAEGYPAKRYYGGCEFVDRAESLAIERAKALFGADHANVQPHSGSQANMAVYLAMLKPGDTVMGMNLAHGGHLTHGSPVNFSGLLFRIVSYGVGKDTGLIDDDDVERLATEHRPKLIIVGGSAYARIPDFKRFRATADKVGAWLMADIAHPAGLIAAGLHPNPVPYADFVTTTTHKTLRGPRGGMILCKAAHAKAIDKVMFPGIQGGPLMHVIAAKAVALKEAMSPDFSTYQRAVLENARTLCRALKSRGYDIVTGGTDTHLFLVDLRSKGLTGKDAEALLDAAGITLNKNAVPFDDKPPAITSGIRIGTPSVTTRGMGVAEMDQIAAMIDRVLTHKSDPAVIAETKAAVQSLCERFPVYRGR
- the acs gene encoding acetate--CoA ligase is translated as MSQPEIESVLTERRVFKPKAAFSRAAHVKSLKEYAKLAKQAEKNPEKFWGDLAKELFWFKKWKKVLEWKPPFAKWFIGGQTNVAVNCLDRHLYTWRRNKAAIIWEGEPGDTRTLTYQDLYREVCRFSAVLKQLGVQKGDRVAVYMPMIPELPIAMLACARIGATHSVVFGGFSAEALKDRINDAQAKLVVTADSGYRKGAAVPLKEQVDRALEQCPSVTKVVVCRRTGAPVAMNPERDVWWHDVMRDAPMRCEAEPLDSEHPLFILYTSGTTGKPKGIVHTTGGYLLGAAITTKWVFDLKDDDTFWCTADIGWVTGHSYIVYGPLANGATVVMYEGAPTHPQPDRMWELVDKYRVTVFYTAPTAIRALLKLGDEWPKRHDLKSLRLLGTVGEPINPEAWMWYHQVIGKGRCPIVDTWWQTETGAILITPLPGATPTKPGSATKPFPGIAAEVVTKDGRPTKPNEGGYLVITKPWPSMLRTIYGDPERYKKQYWSEIPGVYFTGDGARRDKDGYFWIMGRVDDVINVAGHRLGTMEIESALVSHEAVAEAAVVGRPDPVKGTAICAFVTLEHLHKPSDTLRDALRAHVVKEIGALARPDDLRFTDNLPKTRSGKIMRRLLRDIAAGKETLGDVTTLEDLAVLARLRQDEE
- a CDS encoding pyruvate, water dikinase regulatory protein translates to MAKITDRVEPDERPDAPAGAAFHVFLISDATGETAARIADAALSQFDGRNVVVIRRPHVRSEEHIKAVVREAQSVHGTILHTLVSSATRARMVELTQLHGVPAIDLIGPLLAHLESFFGSRPKAKPGLLHRMDEEYLKRIEAVQFTVQHDDGRNIQTIHQSDIVLVGVSRTGKTPLSIYMAQYGWKVANVPIVFGVPPPKELFAIDPAKVVGLTISPDKLLMVRSARARKFGHHDLAYATDEGIAQELEYCRSLFTANRGWRVLDVTTRAVEEVAADILSALPRPVGGRATTGSSL
- a CDS encoding ChaN family lipoprotein — its product is MTDRVPATRLVVGLCMVAATLSAVACAGVTAPTPGQVPRTPSPSPQNASAESPYRPIEGLPEGTILHVPTGVELTRPQLFDLLAGARVVYVGESHDNLRHHRIQLDILHELSERFPGQVAVGMEMFQRPAQPALDRWTRGELSEKEMVSLWYDNWTEDYGYYREIVEFIRDHHVPLVALNASQRTAHALSAGGPGALSPEDRAALPDIDTEDPYHRRQMEAVFGAHAHGAGFDPFYRTMLLWDETMAQTVAEFVTSPQGRDKRLVVFAGGGHVAYGFGIPRRAFRRAPVPYLTVLPETDVALAPLDRPDAVMNVESIEMPLPVADVVWTVGYETLPPGVRLGVRVEPHEGGVVVTTVQPDSAAARAGLREGDVIQSFDGESVRLPMDVVRLVRSHAPGDQARLTVSRGQETLTVDVSWPK